A segment of the Brienomyrus brachyistius isolate T26 chromosome 4, BBRACH_0.4, whole genome shotgun sequence genome:
TTGTCTGAAAATAGCTTAGGATCTTGCCTGTCAGAAAGTATAAGACTTGTTTATCTAGTTTACTTTCCTAAATGCTAGCTAATATAATGTCTATGCATACACCACATATTTAAAGCTCGGACAGCTTGACCGGCCATCTGACCAAAGTTGACAACCCTGATTTCATGTCAAAAACAGTAATCACTGACTAATTAGTAGCATAAGAAGAACCGTTTTTTACAATAGGCAGTTGACTAGTCATTGTCCTGCCCTGGATGTTCCCCTGAACACTGTGCGGACCAGGTTGAGTAACTGTAGCTACATCAGCGATTCTACAAGGATCGGCAGGTAGTCTGTGACTCCTTGTGTTAATCCATTCATATTCGCCAATTTATTGTTGCATATTACATGCAGGCTACCCAGTGTGTCTCTGATCTGAACTATCAGGCACAGTGTTATTCTGGGGAAAATGGCATGGGAACATAGCGTACAAATGGAGAGAATCAGCGCCGAGATCTTTCATtggcttggcttaaaaatataaaacgtgTAATGAAAAGAATAGTGACACTAATTAGTACATACAACAGTAAAAGTATTAGCCCAGGagttatttgtatatttattacatttaaatacaaGTTAATCATAATTAAACGTGTCTGCAAAATCAAAGCCAGTGCTATACTTTCTGGGCAcagcaaggtactgcccccctcccccaagggtGCTCCTCTCCTGACTCAGCCAAAGACTAAAGACATTTTGGGACTTGGCAAAAgacgaaatgcattttgtggcgCCTTTCGTGAATCAGCAAAAGACAAAATCCATTTTCTGATTCGATAAAATCAATTTCGCCCACAAAATGACTGTGCATCATTCACGAAATGCATTTCGACCACAAAATGTCTTTCTTCTGTTGACGAAATGCAAAGTGCTGATATCAATTCTGtgaacaaaatgaaacattccttTTTGATTTCTGTGCATGAAAGAAAGTGAAGTCTTTTTGCTCTTGTGGACAGAATACTGTAAGGAATTACTTGATTTCCTCATTAAATGATGCTTTTTGTGGCTGAGAATGTATTTTACACGAAAATGAGGGCTTGACACTTGGTGCCCCATAGTTGCACATTTACCATAATTTGCCGttgaattgaattaaattaaattacctgTGAATTTCAGCTTTGTACAGTTTCCAAACTTTAGATCACTGCTTTGGATGCAGCAATAGATCAGCAGATCTGCCTCAGTGATGTTCTTCAGCTGCAGACTGTGTGTGTTAGAGTCAGAAACAGGAAACAGCCTCCCTCTGTATTCATCTCTGATGTTAACAAGATTCATATCatatccagctctgtatttaaGGTCCATGACTCTGACTGGTACGTGGTCTGACTGCAGGGAAAACCAGGAAAGCTCCGCATTTACAGGAATCCCACAAGGCAGAGTGGCTGCTCCTCCAGGCTGGACCTCTATCACCGCCGGCGTCTCAGCCTTGGTCACCAGAGCAACACTGCAACCTGGAGACACAGAAAACAGAGTaaatacaatattaataaaGGCTGAATTTAGGTATAAAGTGTTGTGGTAATAATAAACAGGCTTTTGCGTTAAGATATTTAAAATAGTGCCCTGCATCACCTGGGACATTACTACCCTGAATCTGCAACAGCTAAAATCAAGAAAACCAGTTTGAACTGTTTGTCATTACACATCTGTTTATAAATTCTTACAAGTCTTCTAGATTGTGTgaaaggctttgtaccacataaaaCAACAGTAAGTAAGACACTTCCTTCAAAACATTAACTTGTGTTGTTGCGTTTTATTGAAATTAAGATAATAGTCAGCATCTCTGTATTCAAACAGTCACGTTATTCTCAGTATCACAGCCTCGGCTCTATGGCGTCATTTCTTCAGGTTACATCATTAACGACTAATAATCATTACTGACATTATTATCagcattttcagtttaattttgattgtattttttgtaataATATTGCAGTCACGTTTGATATATTTAATATGAACATAAACATCGATCAGAGACATATCTGGAAATACTAAACactataaacattaaaatatcaAAAACACCATGAAATGTTAAATCGTTCATACTTACAAAGGAATGCGAGactgaaaaacattttaaagcagATTTAAGTATTAGGAAGCTATCTTCATTCAAATACAAGGCTGAATTTGTTAAGTACTAAGTTGAGAGTCAGATCACAAAAGGAAATATAGATACTGAAGCCTGTTAGCCAAAAGCGTGAAGTAAACAACATCTCACACTCACAGCTCTGCTCTGTTATAACCCGGATATTATAGCAGGAGCAGTTTGTACCAAATTACCTGCTGGTCCTTTAATGCTGGACTCTGTTCACCACAGAGATTCACactaaatacagaaataaacagcAGATCACAGAGTAAGTGAGTGAACAcagcacagcactgacagtttagCAAAACACAAGAGCTGCTAACTTAAGCTCACTGAACACAATCTGTGTGGGTCCAGTGCACTCCCTCGTACCCGTGTTTGTGGGGTTCTGGGGGGTGGGCTGGTCCAGTGGGCTGTGGATACAGGGAGGTTTGTGCCTGAAAAAGTTCTGGTCTGTTTAAATGAGATGAAAGAGTATAATGCAGATTGCAGCTCTGTTCATTCTACAGACAGCATAGTGTGGGACTCATCTGCACCTCATCTGACATGGCAACAGCAACTCCAagaattcagcatcaaaggtgcAGATGTGGTTCAAAGAAAGTAACATCCTATGCAGGCTTAAAGAATACACAAAGGCTTGAAAAAGTGCTTGGGATCAGAGCAACaggttatatatgtatataggtGAAGTGTAAgttattacccccccccccactgccattGTGATCTGTCTTCTGTGGTGTTGTGTTTTATGTTGCACTTATGGTTACGGAGAATGATATTTCGTCTCACTGTATACTTATTGTGTATTGTTGGGATGACAATAAAGCTCTACttatttacttacttacttcATTCTACAGACAGCATAGTGTGGGGCTCATCTGCATGTTTGGGTAAGATCCACACCTGCTACGGTCTCTGATGTAAGATCTCTGATAATCACCAGCTTCTCTAAATCAATCACGGGCTTCTCTAAATAAGGAAACTCCACCTCTGGCCCTCTGGAGCTGCTTAGAAACTAACCAGGGCCTTTTAAATCATCTGCTTACTGATTTAGGAGCAAACTGTGGCCTGTGTCTCTGGTGCACTGTCAGGTCTCTCTGTGACTGAGGTTAATAACGGCTGATGGAAagtctttcacaagctggtgggtttCAACAGCTTCACCCTGAACGTCTGCAGGGTGCGGTTGTGAATCTTGTTTCCATGGTGACGATGGGGCCACAGGCCTCTGGGTCAAAGCTACACTAAAATGTCTGCTCTCTCCTCTGTAGCTGTAATAAAACACACAGGATCTTCACATGAATCCCAGAGAGGAGCTGATTTGTGTCAGCAGGACACCAGTAAAGCTCTCTGAGAAGGACTTTACCTAATTTCTGGAATGTttaaagagggagagaaaaggtGCTCAGTCATGGTgagtctgtcccaggaagcTCAGAATGGGAGGTGATACTAATTATGACTGTGACCAAAACATTATCATAACGCATCTAGAGGTTTTCCGGTCCAATTAGTAATTGTTATGCATCCACTGAAACTAATTTAAAAGTCTTTAAACTACACATACACTGAAATGGAGCTCCATTGTACATTGACATAAACATTAGTCACTCTTATTGATCCAAAACTTTAAAACTGTGAAAGATCAAGTCTGAATCTTTCTAGACCACAGACATTTTGCTCTTCTTTATTGTAAATTCAGGGTACAGACACTGATTTGTCTGG
Coding sequences within it:
- the LOC125740872 gene encoding uncharacterized protein LOC125740872 isoform X1, with the translated sequence MFFSLAFLCCSVALVTKAETPAVIEVQPGGAATLPCGIPVNAELSWFSLQSDHVPVRVMDLKYRAGYDMNLVNIRDEYRGRLFPVSDSNTHSLQLKNITEADLLIYCCIQSSDLKFGNCTKLKFTDPPGGQSTPHPLQCPTPQPETLNPGLYNPDLLPWILLPCVALLISTISSLCCYLCYNQVLLRKSSDSQQRGSRTSRHDQGEYHEVQYVSVKFKSSMKRVQKRAEDEQDTVYAGIK
- the LOC125740872 gene encoding uncharacterized protein LOC125740872 isoform X13, producing the protein MFFSLAFLCCSVALVTKAETPAVIEVQPGGAATLPCGIPVNAELSWFSLQSDHVPVRVMDLKYRAGYDMNLVNIRDEYRGRLFPVSDSNTHSLQLKNITEADLLIYCCIQSSDLKFGNCTKLKFTDPPGGQSTPHPLQCPTPQPETLNPGPYNLDLLPWILLPCVALLTATISSLCCYLCHNQVPLRKSSDSQQRGSRTSRHDQNKTELNYVLVKTESP